Proteins encoded by one window of Anopheles maculipalpis chromosome 2RL, idAnoMacuDA_375_x, whole genome shotgun sequence:
- the LOC126557955 gene encoding histone acetyltransferase Tip60: protein MDSEDAAQTIFDSASSLVEGCRLPVKMSGTNDWPLAEIISIREGSDRKCYYYVHYVDFNKRLDEWVTEEFLDMRKVQFPRKDGLTTGQNTGVTTPKKLPPALTCSRPASPIQAPAEITVNGGAVLEAALQKKISRKRKATSTENEDSEDVPSTPTPRQSGSMVAHHDDVVTRMKNVQLIELGQHRIKPWYFSPYPQEMCTMSCIYICEFCLKYRKSRKCLERHTKKCNLRHPPGNEIYRKSTISFFEIDGRKNKSYAQNLCLLAKLFLDHKTLYYDTDPFLFYVMTEYDTRGFHIVGYFSKEKESTEDYNVACILTIPPYQRKGYGKLLIEFSYELSKFEGKTGSPEKPLSDLGLLSYRSYWAQTILEILILQKPTGDNEKPQITISEICEMTSIKKEDVISTLQILNLINYYKGQYIICINKETIEQHKKAMEKRKIRIDSKCLHWNPKDWSKRSKW from the exons atgGATTCGGAAGACGCAGCACAAACAATATTCGATTCGGCG TCCTCACTGGTGGAAGGCTGCCGGTTACCGGTGAAAATGAGCGGGACGAACGATTGGCCACTAGCGGAAATCATTAGCATTCGAGAGGGCTCGGACCGGAAATGCTATTACTACGTACATTATGTAGATT TTAACAAACGACTAGACGAATGGGTAACGGAAGAGTTTCTCGATATGCGCAAGGTGCAGTTCCCACGCAAAGACGGGCTAACGACGGGTCAAAACACTGGCGTAACGACACCGAAAAAATTACCACCCGCGCTTACTTGCTCCCGTCCTGCCAGTCCGATCCAGGCACCCGCCGAAATCACGGTCAACGGTGGTGCTGTGCTAGAGGCAGCACTGCAGAAAAAAATCAGCCGCAAACGGAAAGCAACCTCCACTGAAAACGAAGATTCGGAAGATGTCCCATCGACACCGACGCCACGCCAATCGGGCAGCATGGTAGCACACCACGACGATGTGGTGACGCGGATGAAAAACGTACAGCTGATCGAGCTCGGCCAGCATCGTATCAAACCGTGGTATTTTTCACCCTACCCGCAGGAAATGTGCACCATGTCGTGTATCTACATCTGCGAATTTTGTCTCAAGTACCGCAAAAGCCGCAAGTGTCTCGAGCGGCACACGAAAAAGTGTAACCTGCGGCATCCACCCGGAAACGAGATCTATCGCAAGAGCACGATCAGCTTTTTCGAGATCGACggaagaaagaacaaaagTTACGCACAAAACCTTTGCCTGCTAGCGAAACTGTTTCTCGACCACAAAACGCTGTACTACGATACGGATCCGTTTCTGTTTTACGTGATGACGGAGTACGATACGCGCGGGTTCCACATCGTCGGGTACTTTTCGAAGGAGAAGGAAAGCACAGAAGATTACAATGTGGCGTGCATACTAACTATTCCACCGTACCAGCGTAAGGGCTACGGAAAACTACTAATAGAATTTA GTTATGAATTGTCGAAATTCGAAGGGAAAACGGGTTCACCGGAGAAGCCATTGTCCGATTTAGGTTTACTATCGTACCGCAGCTATTGGGCGCAAACGATACTAGAAATATTAATCCTCCAGAAGCCAACCGGAGACAACGAAAAACCACAAATAACGATAAG TGAAATATGTGAAATGACCAGTATAAAGAAAGAGGACGTCATCTCCACGCTACAGATACTGAATCTAATCAACTACTATAAGGGACAGTACATTATCTGCATCAACAAGGAAACGATcgaacagcacaaaaaagcgaTGGAAAAGCGCAAGATACGAATCGACTCCAAGTGTCTCCACTGGAACCCGAAGGACTGGTCGAAGCGATcgaaatggtaa
- the LOC126558159 gene encoding splicing factor 3B subunit 4, with product MAAGPIAERNQDATIYVGGLDDKVTETLLWELFVQSGPVVNVHMPKDRVTQMHQGYGFVEFLGEEDADYAIKIMNMIKLYGKPIRVNKASAHQKSLDVGANIFIGNLDLEVDEKLLYDTFSAFGVILQTPKIMRDPETGNSKGFAFINFASFEASDAAMDAMNGQYLCNRPISVSYAFKKDSKGERHGSAAERLLAAQNPLSHADRPHQLFADAPVPPSMHPGMMGGHPMMPPPLLAPPPPPSNPAAVIPQPPIMPPPQAPTGYGGPGAIPPPPLPPPLGVQPQPPLPAAPMGIPPPPRMIPPPPWQQPGAPAPPAPVGAPAPPPAPSAPFPPPPPSFPPAGSNVGGQFPPPPPAPSTPRPPPPGGVRPPQPPPPQMPGFPPRPPPGGGFPPQPRLPPPPPSAAYSTDGYGAY from the exons ATGGCGGCCGGTCCGATAGCAGAGAGAAATCAAG ATGCGACGATTTACGTTGGTGGACTGGATGATAAGGTTACCGAGACGCTACTCTGGGAACTGTTCGTCCAGAGCGGCCCGGTCGTGAACGTGCACATGCCGAAGGACCGTGTCACACAGATGCATCAGGGCTACGGGTTCGTCGAGTTTCTCGGTGAAGAGGATGCGGATTATGCGATCAAAATTATGAACATGATCAAGCTGTACGGTAAACCGATCCGCGTGAATAAGGCTTCAGCGCACCAGAAGAGTTTGGACGTGGGGGCGAACATTTTCATCGGCAATCTGGACCTGGAGGTGGACGAGAAGCTGTTGTACGATACATTCTCCGCGTTCGGTGTGATTCTGCAGACGCCAAAGATAATGCGTGACCCCGAGACGGGCAATTCGAAGGGATTCGCGTTCATTAACTTCGCCAGCTTCGAAGCATCGGACGCAGCTATGGACGCCATGAATGGTCAGTATCTGTGCAATCGACCCATCTCGGTTTCGTACGCGTTCAAGAAGGATTCTAAAGGTGAGCGTCACGGATCGGCTGCCGAGCGTCTACTGGCGGCACAGAATCCACTATCACACGCGGACCGTCCACATCAACTCTTTGCCGATGCGCCCGTACCGCCATCGATGCATCCGGGCATGATGGGTGGCCATCCGATGATGCCTCCGCCATTGTTGgcacctcctccaccaccctCCAATCCAGCGGCGGTCATCCCGCAACCGCCAATCATGCCGCCACCGCAAGCTCCGACCGGTTACGGTGGTCCTGGAGCGATTCCACCTCCTCCCCTACCACCACCGCTCGGTGTGCAACCGCAACCACCACTGCCAGCCGCTCCGATGGGTATACCACCGCCACCAAGGATGATTCCTCCTCCACCGTGGCAACAACCGGGTGCACCGGCTCCACCAGCACCAGTCGGAGCTCCGGCACCACCGCCAGCCCCTTCGGCCCCAtttccaccaccgccaccatcgTTTCCACCAGCAGGCAGCAATGTCGGAGGACAGTTTCCCCCACCACCTCCAGCACCCAGCACACCGCGGCCTCCTCCTCCCGGTGGGGTAAGACCGccccaaccaccaccaccacagatGCCGGGTTTTCCTCCAAGACCACCGCCAGGAGGTGGATTTCCGCCTCAACCTCGACTACCTCCGCCACCACCTTCCGCTGCCTACAGCACGGACGGTTACGGAGCTTACTAG